In Psychrobacter sp. JCM 18902, a single window of DNA contains:
- a CDS encoding acetolactate synthase 3 large subunit — protein MLSGAEMLVQSLTDEGVKYIFGYPGGAVLHIYDALFQQENIEHILVRHEQAAGHMADAYSRVTGQTGVVLATSGPGATNTVTAIATAFMDSVPMVVIAGQVPSSLIGEDAFQETDMVGVSRPIVKHSFQVRHASEIPMIVKKAFYIAQSGRPGPVVIDVPKDMTAPSEKFAYAYPEDVFIRSYQPSLKGHSGQIKKAVETLLAAKRPIVYSGGGVVLGNAHKELTNLAHRLNLPVTNTLMGLGAFPGSDSQFLGMLGMHGTYEANMTMHHADVILAVGARFDDRVTNNVKKFCPNATIIHIDIDPTSISKTINAHIPIVGDVKSVLTDILEIIGEDKELDQPALLDWWSQINEWRKRHGLRYDTSTDNGIKPQAVVQALDKVTNSNAIITSDVGQHQMFAALYYTYNEPRQWLNSGGLGTMGVGLPYAMAAKLANPERDVVCITGEGSIQMNIQELSTCLQYNLPVKILNLNNAQLGMVKQWQDMLYEGRHAHSYMNSLPDFVKLAESYGHVGIKITDPATMEAQLAEAMAITDRLVFIDVYVDRNEHVYPMQIAGQAMRDMWLTKGERT, from the coding sequence ATGCTATCTGGTGCTGAGATGTTGGTGCAATCACTGACTGATGAGGGCGTCAAATATATTTTTGGCTATCCAGGTGGTGCAGTTCTTCATATCTATGATGCTTTGTTTCAACAAGAAAATATCGAGCATATTTTGGTACGTCATGAGCAAGCAGCCGGTCACATGGCAGATGCTTATTCACGAGTCACAGGGCAGACAGGTGTAGTATTAGCGACGTCAGGTCCAGGTGCTACTAATACCGTAACGGCTATCGCAACAGCGTTTATGGATTCTGTGCCGATGGTGGTCATCGCAGGTCAGGTACCTAGCAGCCTAATTGGGGAAGATGCCTTCCAAGAAACAGATATGGTCGGTGTATCACGTCCTATCGTGAAGCATAGCTTTCAAGTGCGCCACGCTAGCGAAATCCCAATGATTGTCAAAAAAGCCTTTTATATTGCTCAGTCTGGACGCCCAGGTCCTGTAGTGATTGATGTACCAAAAGATATGACCGCGCCAAGTGAAAAGTTTGCTTACGCTTATCCAGAAGACGTGTTTATACGTTCGTATCAGCCGTCATTAAAAGGCCATAGTGGTCAGATTAAAAAAGCGGTTGAAACGCTGCTTGCTGCAAAGCGTCCGATTGTTTACTCTGGTGGTGGTGTTGTGTTAGGCAATGCGCATAAAGAGCTTACTAATCTTGCGCACCGTTTAAATTTACCAGTAACCAATACCTTAATGGGCTTGGGTGCGTTCCCTGGTTCTGATAGTCAGTTCTTGGGTATGCTCGGTATGCATGGCACTTATGAAGCCAATATGACCATGCATCATGCCGACGTCATCTTGGCAGTTGGTGCGCGTTTTGATGACCGTGTCACTAATAATGTCAAAAAATTCTGTCCAAATGCGACGATTATTCATATTGATATTGATCCTACCTCTATTTCAAAAACGATTAATGCGCATATTCCGATCGTGGGTGATGTCAAATCTGTCCTGACCGATATACTAGAGATTATCGGTGAAGATAAAGAGTTAGATCAACCAGCATTGTTGGATTGGTGGTCACAGATTAATGAGTGGCGTAAGCGTCATGGCCTGCGTTATGACACCAGCACCGATAACGGCATTAAGCCCCAAGCGGTCGTTCAAGCTTTAGATAAAGTGACGAATAGTAACGCTATTATCACCAGTGACGTCGGTCAGCATCAGATGTTTGCAGCGCTTTATTATACCTATAATGAGCCGCGTCAATGGCTAAACTCAGGTGGTTTAGGGACGATGGGTGTTGGCTTGCCGTATGCGATGGCAGCCAAACTTGCTAACCCTGAGCGTGACGTGGTTTGTATCACGGGTGAAGGCTCTATTCAGATGAATATTCAAGAGCTCTCAACCTGCTTACAATATAATTTGCCGGTTAAAATCCTAAACCTAAATAACGCCCAATTAGGTATGGTGAAGCAGTGGCAAGATATGCTGTATGAAGGTCGTCATGCCCATTCTTATATGAATTCACTACCAGACTTTGTCAAACTCGCTGAAAGCTATGGTCACGTCGGTATCAAGATTACTGATCCTGCGACCATGGAAGCGCAATTGGCGGAAGCCATGGCAATAACAGATAGATTGGTATTTATTGACGTTTATGTCGATCGTAACGAGCATGTATATCCAATGCAAATCGCTGGGCAAGCGATGCGTGATATGTGGTTAACAAAAGGGGAGCGTACCTAA
- the ilvN gene encoding acetolactate synthase small subunit, with the protein MQQQHLISVLMENEAGSLSRVVGLFSQRGYNIETLNVAPTDDSSISRLTLTTITSPEKIEQITKQLHKLIEVVKVLNLSDTIHVERELMLIKVRATGGVREEIKRSADIFRAQIVDVNANLYTIQIVGDKAKLDGFIDVIGRERIMEVVRSGVIGIARGEKTLSL; encoded by the coding sequence ATGCAACAACAACATCTGATTTCGGTATTGATGGAAAACGAAGCGGGTTCATTGTCGCGAGTGGTCGGTTTGTTCTCTCAACGTGGCTACAACATCGAAACTTTGAACGTTGCGCCAACAGACGATTCGAGCATATCTCGCTTAACATTAACCACTATTACGTCACCTGAAAAAATAGAACAAATCACCAAGCAATTGCATAAATTGATTGAAGTGGTTAAAGTGCTTAATCTATCAGATACTATACACGTCGAACGTGAGTTGATGCTCATAAAAGTACGGGCAACGGGCGGCGTACGTGAAGAGATTAAACGCAGTGCCGATATTTTCCGCGCACAAATCGTTGATGTAAACGCCAATCTATATACCATTCAAATCGTTGGTGACAAAGCCAAACTTGACGGCTTTATTGATGTGATTGGTCGTGAACGTATCATGGAAGTGGTGCGTTCGGGTGTGATTGGTATTGCACGCGGCGAAAAAACGCTCAGTTTATAA
- the ilvC gene encoding ketol-acid reductoisomerase: MNVYYDKDCDLSIIQGKKVAIIGYGSQGHAHALNLQDSDVDVTVGLRANSGSWKKAENAGLKVAEVEEAVKAADVIMILTPDEFQKELYNDVIEPNIKEGATLAFAHGFAIHYNQVVPRGDLDVIMVAPKAPGHTVRSEFAKGGGIPDLIAIYQDASGQAKQLALSYAAGVGGGRSGIIETTFKDETETDLFGEQAVLCGGAVELVKMGFETLTEAGYAPEMAYFECLHELKLIVDLMYEGGIADMNYSISNNAEYGEYVTGPEVINEQSREAMRNALKRIQSGEYAKMFISEGATNYPSMTARRRNNAEHQIEITGAKLRGMMPWIGGNKIIDKEKN, translated from the coding sequence ATGAACGTTTATTATGATAAAGATTGTGATCTATCAATCATCCAAGGTAAAAAAGTTGCCATCATTGGTTATGGTTCACAAGGCCATGCACACGCGCTTAACCTACAAGATTCAGACGTTGATGTGACCGTTGGTCTACGTGCTAACTCTGGCTCATGGAAAAAAGCGGAAAACGCAGGCTTGAAAGTCGCAGAAGTAGAAGAAGCGGTAAAAGCAGCTGATGTCATCATGATTTTGACGCCTGATGAGTTCCAAAAAGAGCTTTATAACGACGTGATTGAGCCTAACATCAAAGAGGGCGCGACCCTAGCCTTTGCTCATGGTTTTGCGATTCATTATAACCAAGTCGTACCACGTGGTGATCTTGATGTCATTATGGTTGCACCAAAAGCACCAGGTCATACGGTACGTTCAGAGTTTGCAAAAGGCGGCGGTATCCCTGATCTTATCGCTATCTACCAAGATGCCTCAGGTCAAGCCAAACAATTGGCATTGTCATATGCTGCTGGCGTTGGTGGTGGTCGTTCAGGTATTATCGAAACAACCTTTAAAGATGAAACTGAGACTGATCTATTTGGTGAGCAAGCGGTACTTTGCGGCGGTGCAGTAGAGCTGGTTAAAATGGGCTTTGAAACCCTAACTGAAGCTGGCTATGCCCCAGAAATGGCTTACTTTGAGTGCTTACATGAGTTAAAGCTTATTGTAGACCTCATGTATGAAGGCGGTATCGCTGACATGAACTATTCAATCAGTAACAACGCTGAATATGGCGAATACGTAACTGGTCCTGAAGTTATCAATGAGCAATCACGTGAAGCTATGCGTAATGCCCTAAAACGCATTCAGTCTGGTGAGTACGCGAAGATGTTTATCTCTGAAGGCGCAACCAACTATCCATCAATGACGGCTCGTCGTCGTAACAATGCAGAGCATCAAATCGAAATCACTGGCGCTAAGCTACGTGGCATGATGCCTTGGATCGGTGGTAACAAAATCATCGATAAAGAAAAAAACTAA
- a CDS encoding cold-shock protein: MSDKVEGTVKWFNEAKGFGFIAQDNGGQDVFAHYSAIQGGGFKTLAEGQKVSFILGDGKKGPQAEQIEAI; encoded by the coding sequence ATGTCAGATAAAGTTGAAGGCACTGTAAAGTGGTTTAATGAAGCTAAAGGTTTTGGTTTTATCGCTCAAGACAATGGCGGACAAGACGTATTCGCTCACTACAGCGCTATCCAAGGTGGTGGTTTCAAAACTCTAGCCGAAGGCCAAAAAGTGTCTTTCATCTTAGGTGATGGCAAAAAAGGCCCACAAGCCGAGCAAATCGAAGCTATCTAA
- a CDS encoding DUF421 domain-containing protein — protein sequence MKWEAWFSIDWQQVLGISLSAIGFYLGLMLFTRLMGLRSFSKLSSHDFAMTVGIGSILASTVLSDTPSLMQGLFAVAVLFVIQGVISFIRRKFKPLKSLIDNRAIILMAHGEYFSGNLKEANLSTSDVQQVLRKNGIKSKTEVFAVIMETTGDMSVIKNNAVTPDWSLFDDIRDSELLIGSSKNSKS from the coding sequence ATGAAGTGGGAGGCATGGTTTTCAATCGATTGGCAGCAAGTTTTGGGTATTTCTCTATCTGCAATTGGTTTTTATTTAGGATTAATGTTGTTCACAAGATTGATGGGATTGCGAAGTTTCTCCAAGCTCTCAAGCCATGATTTTGCGATGACTGTCGGTATTGGCAGTATACTCGCTTCAACGGTGCTATCAGACACACCGTCATTAATGCAAGGGCTGTTTGCTGTCGCAGTATTGTTTGTGATTCAAGGTGTTATCTCATTTATCAGGCGTAAATTCAAACCCTTAAAATCTCTGATAGACAATCGAGCCATTATATTAATGGCGCATGGCGAGTATTTTAGTGGAAATTTAAAAGAGGCCAATCTCAGTACCAGTGATGTTCAACAGGTTTTACGCAAGAATGGGATCAAGTCTAAAACGGAAGTATTTGCTGTCATTATGGAAACCACAGGGGATATGAGTGTCATCAAAAATAATGCAGTTACGCCTGACTGGTCATTATTCGATGATATACGCGACAGTGAGTTGCTGATTGGTTCCAGTAAAAACAGCAAATCGTAG
- a CDS encoding electron transfer flavoprotein subunit beta/FixA family protein — MKALVAVKRVIDYNVKVRVKADNSGVDLSNTKMSINPFDEIAVEEAVRLKEAGVIDEIIVASIGPKESQEQIRAALALGADRGVLVLTDDKPYPLQIAKILKNIAESEGTDIILLGKQAIDDDNNQTGQMLAALMGIGQGTFASEVKVEGDKVNVTREIDGGLQTLALELPAVITTDLRLNEPRYAKLPNIMKAKKKPLDEKTPADFGVDMASKQEIIKVVPPAERKAGIKVGSVDELVDKLRNEAKVI; from the coding sequence ATGAAAGCATTAGTAGCGGTCAAGCGTGTCATTGATTACAACGTAAAAGTTCGTGTAAAAGCTGACAACTCTGGCGTTGATTTATCAAACACTAAGATGTCAATCAACCCTTTTGATGAGATTGCAGTAGAAGAGGCGGTTCGTCTAAAAGAAGCGGGTGTGATTGATGAAATCATTGTTGCTTCCATCGGTCCAAAAGAATCACAAGAGCAAATTCGTGCAGCTTTGGCATTGGGCGCTGATCGTGGTGTTTTAGTGTTGACTGACGACAAGCCGTATCCATTACAAATTGCTAAGATCCTCAAAAATATCGCCGAGAGTGAAGGCACTGATATTATCTTATTGGGTAAGCAAGCCATTGATGATGATAACAACCAGACTGGGCAGATGCTAGCGGCATTGATGGGTATCGGTCAGGGTACGTTTGCATCAGAAGTGAAGGTTGAAGGCGATAAAGTAAACGTGACTCGTGAAATCGACGGTGGTTTACAGACGCTAGCACTTGAGCTACCAGCGGTTATTACCACTGATTTACGTTTGAATGAGCCTCGTTATGCTAAATTGCCTAACATCATGAAAGCGAAGAAAAAGCCACTTGACGAAAAAACGCCTGCTGATTTTGGTGTTGATATGGCCTCTAAGCAAGAGATCATTAAAGTTGTGCCACCTGCTGAACGTAAAGCTGGCATCAAAGTGGGTTCAGTGGATGAGTTGGTCGATAAGCTAAGAAACGAAGCAAAAGTCATTTAA
- a CDS encoding electron transfer flavoprotein subunit alpha/FixB family protein, whose amino-acid sequence MAILVYAEHDNASLKKATLNTIAAAKQMGDDIHVLVAGSGAQAVADQAAKAEGVTKVLLADNAAYEHQLAGNVALLVADIAGDYSHILAPATTTGKNFMPRVAALLDVSMLSEISAVVDAQTFERPIYAGNATATVKTTEDKVVMTVRTTAFDPVASEGGSATVETIDNVQETGKASFVNEEMAKSDRPELTSAGIVVSGGRALANGENFTKYIEPLADKLGAAVGASRAAVDAGYVPNDMQVGQTGKIVAPDLYIAAGISGAIQHLAGMKDSKVIVAINNDPEAPIASVADYFLEADLFTALPELTSKV is encoded by the coding sequence ATGGCAATTTTGGTATATGCAGAACATGACAATGCCAGTCTAAAAAAGGCAACTTTGAATACCATCGCTGCTGCTAAGCAAATGGGTGATGATATCCATGTGTTGGTTGCAGGTAGTGGTGCTCAAGCTGTCGCTGACCAAGCAGCTAAAGCAGAAGGCGTGACTAAAGTATTATTAGCAGACAACGCTGCCTATGAGCATCAATTAGCGGGTAACGTTGCGCTATTGGTTGCTGATATCGCTGGTGATTACAGCCATATCCTTGCACCAGCAACAACCACTGGTAAAAACTTTATGCCACGCGTTGCCGCTTTACTTGACGTAAGCATGCTATCAGAAATCTCTGCCGTCGTAGATGCGCAAACGTTTGAGCGCCCTATCTATGCTGGTAACGCCACAGCAACTGTTAAGACCACAGAAGATAAAGTTGTCATGACAGTACGTACCACGGCTTTTGACCCAGTAGCAAGCGAAGGTGGTTCAGCTACTGTTGAGACAATCGACAACGTGCAAGAAACTGGCAAAGCAAGCTTCGTTAATGAAGAGATGGCGAAATCTGATCGTCCTGAATTGACTTCAGCAGGCATTGTGGTTTCTGGTGGTCGTGCCTTAGCAAATGGTGAAAACTTCACCAAATATATCGAACCATTGGCTGATAAACTTGGCGCTGCCGTTGGTGCATCACGTGCCGCTGTTGATGCAGGTTACGTACCAAACGATATGCAGGTCGGTCAAACGGGTAAAATCGTTGCACCAGACTTATATATCGCAGCGGGCATTTCAGGCGCGATTCAGCATTTAGCGGGTATGAAAGATTCTAAAGTTATTGTTGCTATTAACAATGACCCGGAAGCACCTATCGCTAGCGTTGCTGATTACTTCTTAGAAGCGGATTTATTTACAGCATTGCCTGAGCTTACTAGCAAGGTTTAA
- a CDS encoding TrmH family RNA methyltransferase, translating to MVANPTELITSDKNTTVKLVKSLLTQARQRKKQGQTVIEGVHLIDAALRSDYPFAQILLAESAHNHPEVQQILTRLPTYTPILTLSNSLYESIRSLGTGIDIMAIIKVPMPRLSMIDNDCLILNDVQDSGNVGTLLRTAAAVGIKNILCTSATAQAWSPKTLRAGMGAQFALTIYEDLSVQDILDHVQTPLFATSSHTDTIIYKHDLKKPIAWIMGHEGQGVCDELMQCATPIALPQPNGQESLNVAIAGSLCLYETLRQRNYN from the coding sequence ATGGTAGCAAATCCCACCGAGCTTATTACCTCAGATAAAAATACGACCGTTAAACTTGTCAAATCCTTGTTAACGCAAGCGCGGCAGCGGAAGAAGCAAGGTCAAACGGTGATTGAGGGCGTGCATCTCATCGATGCAGCGCTGCGTAGCGACTACCCGTTTGCCCAAATCCTACTCGCAGAGTCTGCGCACAACCATCCTGAGGTTCAGCAAATTTTGACGCGCTTGCCTACTTATACGCCTATTTTAACGTTATCAAATTCGCTGTATGAGAGCATTCGTAGCTTAGGTACTGGTATCGATATCATGGCAATCATTAAAGTACCAATGCCTCGTTTATCGATGATTGATAATGACTGCTTGATTTTAAATGATGTGCAAGACAGCGGCAATGTGGGCACCCTATTACGCACCGCAGCAGCGGTTGGCATCAAGAACATACTCTGTACCAGTGCGACGGCACAAGCGTGGTCCCCTAAGACATTACGAGCAGGCATGGGCGCTCAGTTTGCCCTGACTATTTATGAAGATCTAAGTGTGCAAGATATTTTAGACCATGTGCAAACACCGCTATTTGCGACCAGTTCACATACTGATACGATAATTTATAAACATGACTTAAAAAAACCTATTGCTTGGATTATGGGTCATGAAGGACAAGGGGTTTGTGACGAGCTGATGCAGTGTGCTACCCCTATCGCTCTACCACAGCCCAATGGTCAAGAAAGTCTGAATGTCGCCATTGCAGGCTCATTATGCTTATATGAAACACTACGTCAAAGAAATTATAACTAA
- a CDS encoding class 1 fructose-bisphosphatase: MTTLTDYLNDYSPNPALSDVITTVTDVGKTISQLLRKGALADILGEAGNQNVQGEDQKKLDVLANDLLLDALAKNTYCAGVASEELDDATPANADGSLLVLFDPLDGSSNIDINMAVGTIFSILPYQRQGQVSENSDFLQAGNQQLAAGYLLYGTSTVLALTIADHVVMFSLDPDTNDYVLIQENVQIDADTSEYAINASNYRYWRAPMQQYIDELIAGETGVRGRDFNTRWVAAMVGDVHRILCRGGLFTYPFDTKYANKAGKLRLMYEANPMSLLIERAGGAATDAVNRILDIEPNDIHQRVPVVLGSKNEVYYVKNLHVTYADK, encoded by the coding sequence ATGACAACTCTTACAGACTATCTCAATGATTATTCACCAAATCCTGCACTGAGTGACGTTATTACGACTGTCACTGACGTGGGTAAAACCATCTCACAATTATTGAGAAAAGGGGCACTAGCAGACATTCTAGGCGAAGCTGGTAACCAAAACGTCCAAGGTGAAGACCAAAAGAAACTGGACGTACTGGCCAATGACTTATTGTTAGATGCATTAGCGAAAAATACATATTGTGCAGGCGTTGCCTCAGAAGAGCTTGACGATGCTACCCCTGCCAATGCAGATGGCAGTTTGTTGGTATTGTTCGATCCGCTTGATGGTTCATCAAACATCGATATTAATATGGCCGTTGGCACTATCTTTTCTATTTTACCGTACCAGCGCCAAGGTCAAGTCAGTGAAAATAGCGACTTCTTGCAAGCAGGTAATCAACAGCTAGCAGCAGGCTATTTATTATATGGCACCTCTACCGTACTAGCGCTAACTATCGCCGATCATGTCGTGATGTTTAGCCTAGATCCTGACACTAACGATTATGTACTCATACAAGAAAACGTGCAAATCGATGCCGATACCAGCGAATATGCCATCAATGCTTCAAACTACCGCTACTGGCGCGCACCCATGCAGCAGTATATCGATGAGTTAATTGCTGGCGAAACGGGTGTCCGTGGTCGCGATTTCAATACACGCTGGGTGGCCGCCATGGTCGGTGATGTGCATCGTATTTTATGTCGCGGTGGTCTCTTCACTTATCCGTTCGATACCAAATATGCCAATAAAGCAGGCAAATTACGCTTGATGTATGAAGCCAATCCAATGAGCTTATTGATTGAACGCGCTGGTGGCGCTGCTACCGATGCAGTCAATCGTATTTTAGACATAGAACCGAATGACATTCACCAACGCGTCCCAGTGGTACTTGGCAGCAAAAATGAAGTCTATTATGTTAAAAATTTGCATGTAACTTACGCTGATAAATAA
- a CDS encoding aspartate carbamoyltransferase catalytic subunit gives MPNSIDSRSTQTVSPTDYAKFDPDTIHEKLDASLSRPQLNSDGSIRHFLGVEGLNKAQLQAIIAKAETFFDENGQLINRPELEGYTVMNLFFEPSTRTRTTFEVAEKRLGANVLNIDIERSSTKKGESLRDTLWNLQAMTADIFVVRHSASGAAHFMATEVTPDIAIINGGDGWHAHPTQGMLDMLTIHREAPRPFEELSVAIVGDIKHSRVARSDISALQTLGVKDIRVCAPRTLLPKGIERFGVQVYEDMNECVTDCDVIMGLRIQNERIGSPLLASSSEYYKHYGITPERMALAKPDALVMHPGPMNRGVEIASSVADGDQSVILKQVNNGIAIRMAVLSLAMEGQRAHQAASK, from the coding sequence ATGCCAAATTCTATCGATAGCCGCTCAACTCAGACAGTCTCGCCAACGGATTATGCCAAATTCGACCCTGATACCATTCATGAGAAACTTGATGCGTCGTTAAGTCGTCCGCAGCTTAATAGCGATGGCAGTATTCGCCATTTTTTGGGGGTGGAAGGTCTTAATAAAGCGCAATTACAAGCAATTATTGCCAAAGCAGAGACATTCTTTGATGAAAACGGGCAGCTGATTAACCGTCCTGAGCTTGAAGGCTATACGGTGATGAATTTGTTTTTTGAACCATCGACGCGTACCCGTACGACTTTTGAAGTAGCTGAAAAGCGTCTCGGTGCCAATGTGCTCAATATCGATATCGAGCGCTCTAGTACCAAAAAAGGTGAAAGCTTGCGCGATACGCTGTGGAATCTACAAGCCATGACGGCAGATATTTTTGTGGTACGGCATTCAGCATCAGGTGCTGCCCATTTTATGGCAACAGAGGTGACACCCGATATTGCTATTATTAATGGCGGTGATGGCTGGCATGCGCATCCAACCCAAGGGATGCTCGATATGCTGACCATTCACCGTGAAGCGCCGCGCCCATTTGAAGAATTGTCAGTGGCTATCGTTGGTGATATTAAGCATTCACGGGTCGCACGCTCTGATATCAGTGCCCTACAAACGTTAGGCGTTAAAGACATTCGCGTCTGCGCGCCGCGTACCCTGTTACCTAAAGGCATTGAGCGTTTTGGGGTACAAGTCTATGAAGATATGAATGAATGTGTCACGGACTGTGATGTCATTATGGGATTAAGAATACAAAACGAACGTATCGGCTCGCCGCTGCTAGCATCATCGAGTGAATACTATAAGCATTATGGTATTACACCAGAGCGCATGGCATTGGCTAAGCCCGATGCGTTGGTCATGCATCCAGGGCCGATGAACCGCGGTGTTGAGATTGCATCAAGCGTTGCCGATGGCGACCAGTCAGTGATTTTAAAACAGGTGAATAATGGCATCGCTATTCGTATGGCAGTACTGTCATTAGCTATGGAAGGTCAGCGCGCTCACCAAGCCGCGAGTAAATAA
- a CDS encoding dihydroorotase produces MTTMLNTDATIINHLPQSFKDSLSSAATDKLASLEAGREMWLLPPLVDLCARLREPGQQQHGTLESEGRAARGNGFLHVVIPPDTNPILENGSLLKGLRERALGDGGIYLHILGALTAGLEGERPSNIAGLKKGGCIAVSNARRPFRNDLVLLRTLEYAATFNMKVFFYPDEPSLSGDGVAHEGYIASYHGLQGIPWIAETVALSTQLLMVEETGIAAHFSQLSCKSSIELMRWAKDKGLPVTCDVAMHQLYLTDDNLEGFNAQAYVLPPLRSNTDQQAIRRGLKDGTIDAICSHHEPLNSTAKKAPFAESTPGISNFDTFMALACQLVNDEVLTLEQLVDKICLNPAKIAGISEQYEKIGGAVLVDPNLEWQVTAQSMLSNGKNTPFFNQQLQGRVVETFFG; encoded by the coding sequence ATGACAACTATGTTAAATACGGATGCAACGATAATTAACCATCTTCCTCAATCATTTAAAGACTCACTATCAAGTGCTGCGACAGATAAGTTGGCATCACTCGAAGCTGGTCGTGAAATGTGGCTCCTGCCGCCTTTAGTTGATTTGTGCGCCCGCCTACGTGAACCAGGTCAACAACAACATGGCACTTTGGAATCAGAAGGACGCGCTGCTCGTGGCAATGGTTTCTTGCATGTGGTCATTCCTCCTGATACCAATCCTATCTTAGAGAACGGTTCATTATTAAAAGGCTTACGTGAGCGCGCGCTTGGTGATGGCGGCATATATTTGCATATTTTAGGTGCGTTGACTGCTGGTTTAGAAGGCGAGCGTCCATCAAATATCGCTGGGCTTAAAAAAGGCGGTTGTATAGCCGTTTCTAATGCGCGCCGTCCTTTTCGCAATGATTTAGTATTACTGCGTACACTGGAATACGCCGCGACTTTTAATATGAAAGTATTCTTTTATCCTGATGAACCAAGTCTATCTGGTGATGGCGTGGCGCATGAAGGTTATATCGCGTCATATCACGGCTTGCAAGGGATTCCTTGGATCGCTGAAACGGTTGCCTTATCAACGCAGTTGCTAATGGTTGAAGAAACGGGCATCGCCGCTCACTTTAGTCAACTATCCTGTAAATCTTCAATCGAATTGATGCGCTGGGCAAAAGATAAAGGCTTGCCCGTGACTTGTGATGTGGCGATGCATCAGTTGTATTTGACCGATGACAATTTAGAGGGTTTTAACGCTCAAGCCTACGTATTACCGCCCCTGCGTAGCAATACCGATCAGCAAGCCATCCGCCGTGGTTTGAAAGATGGCACCATTGATGCGATATGTAGCCATCATGAACCCTTGAACAGTACCGCCAAAAAAGCCCCATTTGCTGAGAGTACACCAGGCATCTCAAATTTTGATACCTTTATGGCGCTGGCTTGTCAGCTAGTAAATGATGAGGTATTAACCTTAGAGCAACTTGTCGATAAAATCTGTCTCAATCCGGCGAAAATCGCTGGTATTAGTGAGCAATATGAAAAAATCGGCGGCGCAGTACTGGTGGATCCTAATTTGGAATGGCAAGTGACCGCCCAATCCATGCTGTCCAATGGTAAAAACACGCCATTCTTTAATCAGCAGTTGCAAGGCCGCGTTGTGGAGACTTTCTTTGGCTAA
- a CDS encoding DUF2127 domain-containing protein, with the protein MANLPRQDDSLQPSSKDSDHHLHNQTIKSHSTASESIKAVAIYEVVKGVGALLGAGALWSWHTDLEHWLTTATDSWQQTFGQLLAPQVDSAVRIAQQASKNWSLFLLLIFAYASLRFLEAYGLWQDKTWAYWFGVLGYGVFIPIELYYLIVSPFDWFKLGILVSNLLIVVVVYRNMKRKGLI; encoded by the coding sequence TTGGCTAATTTGCCTAGGCAGGATGATAGTCTGCAACCATCCTCGAAGGATAGCGATCATCACTTGCACAACCAAACCATCAAGTCGCACAGTACTGCTAGTGAATCTATCAAAGCGGTGGCAATCTATGAGGTGGTTAAAGGGGTCGGTGCGCTATTAGGGGCAGGGGCTTTATGGTCATGGCATACTGACCTTGAGCATTGGCTGACGACGGCGACTGATTCTTGGCAACAGACTTTTGGACAGCTACTGGCACCGCAAGTTGACAGTGCAGTACGGATTGCCCAGCAGGCAAGTAAAAACTGGTCATTATTCTTGTTATTAATCTTTGCTTACGCCAGTCTGCGTTTCCTTGAGGCTTATGGCTTATGGCAAGATAAAACATGGGCGTATTGGTTTGGTGTGCTGGGTTATGGGGTGTTTATTCCTATTGAGCTTTACTATCTAATCGTTAGCCCATTTGATTGGTTTAAGCTTGGGATATTAGTCTCGAATCTTCTTATTGTGGTCGTGGTCTATCGTAATATGAAGCGAAAGGGTCTGATATAA